The proteins below are encoded in one region of Pseudonocardia sp. DSM 110487:
- a CDS encoding MBL fold metallo-hydrolase has translation MDERLRRPAGIRSLSLGDTRVSYVPDGAVQLDPRAWLPDTTDEVWAEHPEYLDDSGNLVASIGGLLVEHGDRALLIDAGFGPQSVPAHPGNAHGAIHGGALLDSLAALGRDPAAIEAVAITHLHTDHVGWAWQPTPGSDSRVFGDADYRISEPEWTQRHLAEAQGTSREILETLRPHVRTATDGEEIFPGVRVMLTPGHTAGHATYVINGGERRLIAFGDAFHSPIQMEHPEWWAAPDHDRGRSTDFRRALVEELTTPGTIGFGIHFADVQFGHVHADGERPGWRPVDD, from the coding sequence TGGACGAGCGGCTCCGGCGACCGGCAGGCATCCGGTCGCTGTCACTGGGCGACACCAGGGTGAGCTACGTGCCGGACGGTGCGGTTCAGCTCGACCCGCGCGCGTGGCTGCCGGACACCACCGACGAGGTCTGGGCCGAGCACCCCGAGTACCTCGACGATTCGGGAAACCTCGTGGCCAGCATCGGTGGGTTGCTGGTGGAACACGGCGACCGCGCGCTGCTGATCGATGCCGGGTTCGGCCCGCAGTCGGTGCCGGCACATCCGGGCAACGCGCACGGGGCCATCCACGGCGGGGCACTGCTGGACAGCCTCGCCGCGCTCGGCCGCGATCCCGCGGCGATCGAAGCGGTTGCGATCACCCACCTGCACACCGACCACGTCGGCTGGGCATGGCAGCCCACCCCGGGGAGCGATTCGCGGGTGTTCGGCGACGCCGACTACCGGATCTCGGAACCCGAGTGGACGCAGCGGCATCTCGCCGAGGCGCAGGGCACCTCCCGCGAGATCCTCGAGACGCTGCGGCCGCACGTGCGCACCGCGACCGACGGCGAGGAAATCTTCCCGGGCGTTCGGGTCATGCTCACCCCCGGGCACACGGCAGGGCACGCCACCTACGTGATCAACGGGGGCGAGCGCCGGTTGATCGCCTTCGGCGACGCCTTCCACTCCCCGATCCAGATGGAACACCCGGAGTGGTGGGCTGCGCCCGACCACGACCGCGGACGGTCCACCGACTTCCGCCGCGCCCTCGTCGAGGAGCTCACCACGCCGGGCACGATCGGTTTCGGCATCCACTTCGCGGACGTGCAGTTCGGTCACGTCCACGCAGACGGCGAGCGGCCGGGGTGGCGCCCGGTCGACGACTGA